A window of Diabrotica virgifera virgifera chromosome 9, PGI_DIABVI_V3a contains these coding sequences:
- the LOC114330666 gene encoding uncharacterized protein LOC114330666 has product MKLRFFVLLLLVTVLAALGKSSPIDEAPTESALTDDSYQPDPENTSGGTCDPDTSSCIKTRAFSGLIGIANGFGYAAKAAIKSFVGVIKNIIGRQDDEKPIEIYVPPPPQDVGIIAVK; this is encoded by the coding sequence CTGTTGGTAACAGTACTAGCCGCATTAGGTAAATCTTCACCGATAGACGAAGCACCTACTGAATCAGCATTGACTGATGATTCTTACCAACCAGATCCAGAAAACACATCAGGTGGTACATGTGACCCCGATACTTCTAGCTGCATCAAAACAAGAGCCTTCAGTGGACTGATTGGTATTGCAAATGGATTTGGTTATGCTGCCAAGGCTGCCATAAAATCATTTGTTGGAGTGATAAAGAATATAATTGGTAGACAAGACGATGAAAAGCCTATAGAGATATATGTCCCTCCCCCTCCACAAGATGTTGGAATTATTGCTGTTAAATAA